ATCGGAGGCCGAACGACCTGCGTTCGAGGATCACATGGCGTCGCTCATCCCGGCAGGGCGGATGGGACGACCGGAGGAGCTGGCGCGCGCCGCGCTCTTCCTCGCCTCCGACGCGGGCAGCTTCGTAAACGGGGTGGAACTTCATGCCGACGGTGGCATGACCTTGGCTTGAAAGGCTCGGAAGATGCCAACGATCTGGTCATCATGGCTCCTGCTGCGGACGCTTCAGCCCGACACTGGGACCGCTGTGTTCTTCTGTCGGGTTAGTCGGACATCCGCACGAGTCGCGGTAGGTCTATGGAGGCTTCTGACCGACGATGCGGCCGGAGTTCCAACTGGACTAGCTTTCCTCCCGAAAGCTACTCTCCACAGCCGCAGCGCTTAACCTCAAGCGGGCCGATGATAATCTTCTTAGAAGTGATACCGGGGGGGAAGCCGTCGCTCGATCGGGTTCGTTTTCCGGGCAGGCATCCGCAAAAGCGGACCTTGATATTGGAAGCCCCAAAACTGCCACGAGCTGTCACGCTCCGACCGGACGCGCTGGTCCAGCGGGTCCACTCAAGTGTGATGCCCCTTGCTTTCAATGAGCCCCGAACACTTTAAAACCGCGCCGACCGAACCTCGCTCGACGAGGCGACAAGGCAGCATGACGTGCTTTGGCTCGAGGTCTTCGCCTTCGAGAAGGCGCTCCAGCAGATCGGCTCCGCAATATCCCAGGTCGTAGTAGGGCAGGGCGGCAGTGGTAAGCTCGGGCTTCACCGCATGCGATACCGTGCGGAAATCGTCGAAGCCGACGATGCTGACATCGTTTGGGATGCTCAGTCCCAGACCGAGTGCCGCAATATAGACCTGCAGGGCCATCTCGTCGTTTCCGCACATGATCGCCGTCGGCCGGTCCGGTTGAATGAGGATCTCGCGGGCAGCGGCAAAAACATAGTTGTTCTCCTCGCCGATCACGCCGTCCATTCCCAACCGAACATCGATATCGTTTTCGGACAGTCCGGCTTCCCGGATGGTCCCACGGAATGCCTCGTATCGGAGCTCGGCTCCGAGCAGACGAGGGTTGAGGCGGATATAGCCGATGCGCCGATGCCCCCGCTCGAGCAAATGCCGCGTCAGGTCGCGGGAGCCTTGAAGGTCATCCGGCTCGATCGATACGTAAGGCTTCTTCGATCCGGGGCGGCAGTTCACCAAGATGGTCGGGATATCAACCTCATCAGGCTCAGGATCGATGACCCGATGGTACATCGTCACATAGAGCACGCCTTCGATACGATGGGACTGGAACGTTCTCCAGGTCTCCCGCTCCCGCTCTAGGTTGCCGTTGGTGTTGGCAAGGAAAACGGTGCGTCCATTCGCATTGGCCCAATCCTGTATTCCGCGCACGATGTCGCCTGAATACGGGGTCGTTGAGATGAAATCGGTTATGATGCCGAACGTGCGGGATCGGTTCGAGCGAATGAGGCGCGCGGCCATATTCGGAACGTAGCCCAACGAGGCGATTGCCGCCTCGACTCTCTGAAGCGTGTCTGCGTGGACATTTGGCTCCTTGTTGACCACGCGCGAAACCGTCTTGTCGGAGACGCCGGCCATTCGCGCCACGTCCTTGATGCTGACCATGATTGCCGTTCCTCACCAGTTGTCCTGAACATATGAAGATAGCGCTTTCCATGCAAGTGACAACGTCGACATTATTCATGACAACGTCGTCATCTACGATTGACAACGTCGACATTCTTCCGTTAGCCTCTGCCGCAAGGGTTGGAAAAAGCGAGCCTTTTGGGAGGAGCCGCGATGAAAAAAATGCTTGCAACAAGTGCGATCGCATTGGTGATTTCAGCAGCCGCCGCGGACGCCGAGACTTTGAATATTCTCGTCGAGGGCGGCGGTGAAATGCTCCAGAAGGCCGTTGCTGCGCGGTTCACCAAAGAGACCGGCATCGAGGTCAAGTTCACGGTGGTCCCCTATCAGGGAGTCTTTGACAAGCTCTCGGCCGAGATCGCTTCGGGGCAGTCGAATTTCGATGTCGCCTCGATCGATGTCGTCTGGAATGCTAAGTTTGCGCGGCATCTGGAAAGCCTCGACGATCTTTTCACGCCCGAGTTTGCGGCAGATTTTTCCCCGGCGCTGCTGGCAGACGCGAAGCTTGGCGGACACTATATCGGCGTCCCGGCCTGGGCGAACGCAGAGGTCGTGCTCTATCGCAAGGACCTGTTTGAGAGCCCGGACGAAAAGGCGGCGTTCAAGGCCAAATACGGCTATGAGCTCGCCCCTCCGGCCAATTGGCAAGAGTGGCGGGATATCGCCAAGTTCTTCACGCGCGACACCGACGGCGACGGCAAGACCGACTTCTGGGGCACCGACACGATCGGCGCCTATTCAGAAGAATGGATGGCGCATGTGTTGCAAGCAGGCTCGCCCGGCGTAGTCCTCGATGCCGAAAACAATGTCATCATCGACAACGCCGCTCACAAGGAGGCGCTCGAGTTCTATGTCGCTCCCCTTTGCCAGGACAAATCCGTTCCGGAAAACGTCGCTGAGATCGGCTGGGGCGAGGCCCAGAACCTCTTTTATCAGGGCAAGACGGCGATGATGAAATTCTGGGCGCATGCCTACAGGATGACGCCGGCGGACTCCAAGGTTAACGGCAAGGTCGGCGTCGCTTCGATGATTGCCGGAAAAGCGGGGATCGCCGGCATCCCCGGTACCTGGTACAACGTCATTCCTTCGACTGCCGCCAACAAGGAGGCCGCGAAGAAGTTCATCGCCTACGCGGTCAAGCACAACGCGATGGGCATCGAAGCTCCGCTCGGCCTTGCTGCGACGAACTCCGCCTACCAGAGTTACGCCGGCAAGCAGGGATATGAACACTTCGAGCCGCTTTTGAAGACGTTAGCGGCAGCCGCGACGCGGGGCCGTCCGATGCATGAGCACTATCAGGAGATCGTTGATGAGGCGGTGCTGCCTGCCGTGCAGAAGGCTCTTTCCTGCGAAGATGACATCGGTGAGGTCCTATCCGAAGCCAAGGAGACGATTGAGGATATCTTGAACTGATCCTCCCAAGCGGGTCGGCCAGTTGGTCGCCCCGCCGCCTCACCGCGTTTCCTGATACCGGAGTTGGATATGACCGAGAACCGGTTTGTCCTCGCTATGATCGCGCCGGCAGCAATCTTCCTGGGCTTGCTGGTCGCCTATCCAGTTGCTCTGCTGGTCTACAATTCCTTCTTCAAGGTCGAGCTCATTGCACCGGACGTTCGCACGTGGGCGGGATTGCAGAATTACATCGAGGCTCTGACGTCATCGCGAGTCCGTGAAAGCGCACTGCGCACCGTTCAGTACACGTGCTTCGCGCTGTTGTTCGAGTTCGTTTTCGGCTTCTGCGCGGCATTGCTGTTCAACGCGATCGCCGACAGCTCCCGCTGGCACCGGACGATTTTCGCCTTGCCGCTCATGGTGCCGCCTATCGTTGCCGGTCTACTGTGGCGATTCCTGCTGATCGGCGACATCGGTATTCTCAACCACGGACTGGTCGGCCTCGGCCTGATCGACAGTCCCGACGCTATCCGTTGGCTCTCTGACGAGGACGTCGTCATATATGCGGTTTCCTTCGCAGACATCTGGCTGACGACCTCCTTCGTTGCGCTCGTCAGCTATGCGGGACTGACAAACATTCCCCGCGAACTGCTCGAGGCCGCGCGGATCGACGGCGCCAGTGCCCTGAAGAGGTTTTGGCACGTCACACTGCCGATGATGCGTCCGGTTCTCGCGGTCGTCGTGATCGTTCGCGGCGTCGATGCTGCCAAGACATTCGACCTCATTTGGATCCAGACGCAGGGCGGCCCGCGCCATCAGTCCGAAGTCATTTCCATGAACATCTACCAGAGGATGGTGCGCTACGGCGACCTCGGCGAGGCATCCGCTTCCGCAACGCTCTTCCTCATCGCCATGATCCTTCTCGCTGTCGTCGCCTACTGGAAGATCTGGAGGCCCGCCAATGATTGAGCGCAAGAAACGAGACGTCGGCGGGGCGGTCATCAACATCTTCGCCTCGCTGCTGGTGCTGTCCTATGCGGTTCCGTACGTCTATCTGCTGATGACGGCGCTCAAACCCGCCGCCGATGTGCAGCAGATTCCGCCGTCGTTCTTCCCGAACCGCATCACGCTTGAGAACTTCAGCACGGTTCTTGCCACCCCGAGCCTGCCCGCCGCCTTTGCGAACTCGCTGATGGTGGCAGTGCTGACGACGGTCCTCTCGCTGGTTCTGGCCGTGCCCGCCGCCTACGTTGCGACACAGTATCGTCGGTCCTTCACGACGTTCTTCCTGCTGTTTGCACTCGTCACCCGCATGGTGCCGGCCGTGTCGCTCGGCGTGCCGCTGTTCACCCTGCTCAAATCCTTAGGGCTTCTCGACACGACGTTGGGGCTGGTGCTCGCCCACACATCGACCGCCGTTCCGCTAGCATTGCTGCTCATGTCGGCCTTCTTCGAGGGGCTTCCCAAGGAGCTTGAAGAAGCGGCTCGAATGGATGGATGCACGCGGTTTCAGGCTTTCGTGAAGATCATCCTTCCGGTGATGCGCAGTGGCATCGCGGTCACCGCCCTCTTCTCGTTCATCGCCAGTTGGAACGAGTTTCTCTACGCGCTTCTGCTGACTTCGGAAAAAGGCAAGACCGCTCCCATCGTCATCGCGGAATACAACTCCGTCTACGGGCTGGCTTGGGGGCCGATGACCGCGGCTGCAGTGCTCTATTCGCTGCCCGTCATCCTCATCACCCTCATTCTTCAGAAACAGATCATCGGCGGCCTGACCTTCGGCGCTGTCAAAGGCTAATGGAGACGAGAAATGGCCGAGATTTGCCTGAGCAATATCAACAAGGTTTATGGCGACAGCTTCCATGCGATCCGCAATCTGACATTCGACATTAAGGACGGCGAGTTCCTGGTCTTCGTCGGCCCGTCCGGCTGCGGCAAGTCCACGGCACTGCGGATGATCGCCGGGCTCGAGAGCATTTCGAGCGGGGAATTGCGTATCGGCGACAGGCTCGTGAATCACGTCGATCCGAAGGACCGCGACATTGCGATGGTGTTCCAGTCCTATGCGCTCTACCCGCACAAGACCGTCCGGGAAAACATCGCGTTTCCTCTGCGCATGGCGAAGCTGCCGAAGCCGGAGATCGATCGCCGCGTCGAGGAGGCCGCCCGCGTCCTGGAACTCACGCCGCATCTCGACCGCAAGCCGGGCAGGCTCTCCGGCGGCCAGCGGCAGCGCGTGGCGATGGGAAGGGCCATCGTGCGCAAGCCGGCGGCCTTCCTCATGGACGAGCCGCTTTCGAACCTCGACGCCAAGCTCCGCGTGCAGATGCGGGCGGAGATCTCGCGCCTGCAGAAGGAACTCGGTGTCACCACGATCTACGTCACCCACGACCAGGTCGAGGCGATGACGATGGGAGACCGTGTTGCCGTCTTGAAGGGCGGTGTACTCCAGCAAATCGACACGCCGAAGAATCTCTATGATCGACCCGTCAACGCCTTCGTTGCCGCCTTCATCGGCTCGCCCTCGATGAACCTTTACGAAGCGTCCCTGTCGGGGGACGACTTGAGACTCGGCTCGCAGTTCATCCGACTGCCCAGTGAGGTTTTTGCGGCGCGTCCTACCCTCCGCACAGAAAACGGGCGAACCGTCGTTGTCGGCATCCGCCCGGAGGACATGGATGACGCTTCGATCGCGCCCTCAAGCGCAGAAATCCAGGCGACTGTCACCCTCGTCGAGGGGCTCGGTGCTGAGACGATGGTCCATCTCGCGATCGAGGCGCCTTGGGTGGACGCCGGCGACCCAGACGCCGTCGCGGAGATCGGTCACCAGCGCTCCGCAGTCGGCCGCTTCTCACCAAAAACCGAGGTTCGGATCGGCGACCGTGCCCGCGTCGCGCTGACCCCTACAAACCTGCATTTCTTTGATCCCGAAACCCGCACCAGCATCTGGTGACGGCCACACACATAGGAGACTGTGACATGACATTGCCGTTCATCCCCACGAGTCCACTCGCGGGGCTCCCCCTCGTGCGCCCTGGCGTCCGCTCAAAGCGGCAGTCGAGCTATGACGCGACCGGCGGCAACAAGGACTTCAAGATCGTGCCCGCCGGTCAAACGCAGGTGATGGCCGACATCGACGGAGCCGGCTGCATCAAGCACATGTGGATCACTACGCGCTGCTACGATCCTCAATATCTGCGCAAGCTTGTCCTGGAGATGTACTGGGACGGCAGTTCGGAGCCGTCGGTGCGCGCCCCGCTTGGCGACTTCTTCGGCGTCGGCCATGCGACGGGAGCACACTGGTGGTCCCTGCCGATGAACACGACGTTCGGCGACCGCCGCGGGCCGAAAGGGCCGTTTTCGCCGGCGATGAACAGCTATTGGCCGATGCCTTTCGAAACAGGAGCCCGAGTTCAGATCGTCAATGAAGCGGACGAGCCGATCCAGAACCTGTTCTACTACATCGATTACGAGCTCTATGCCGATGCGCTTCCCGCAAATATGGGGCGGTTCCACGCAACATGGAACCGCGAGAACCCGACGACTGCGATCCCGACCGTGCAGCCCTACGCGAACCCGGCACCATGGGACCTCGGCGGAGAGAATACCACGGGCGAAGATAACTATGTCGCTCTCGACATCGAGGGCGAGGGCCACTACGTCGGCTGTGTGCTCAACATCGATAACTTCAATGCCTCCAACCAGGAATACACCTGGCCCGGCGAAGGCGACGACATGATCTTCATCGATGGTGAGGCCTGGCCGCCTTCGCTGCATGGCACCGGCACGGAGGATTATTTCGGCTGCTCCTGGGGGTTCCCGGCAGGACAGCACTCGACGCCCTATCACGGCATTTCACTCGGCGCGGACGTGCAGGAGCATTTCGGCAAGTGGTCGCTCTATCGCTTCCACATCGAGGATCCGGTGCACTTTTCGAAGTCCATCCGCGTGACCTTCGAGCACGGCCACGCCAACGATCAGTCGAACGACTATTCCTCGGTCGCATACTGGTATGCGCTCAAGCCCACTGCCGCCAAGCCCCTGCCGCCGGTCAAGGACCGGCTCGTCCGGCGCTGGCCGGAACATGGGCTGTGGGACAGGTAATCTCCTCCCAAGAGCAACTTGGGCCGGTCTTTGCGCCGGCCGCCTTTTCTATGAGCAAGCGACCACTGCTGAAACCGGGGGGATAGATGAGTTCTGGAAAGACGAGCCGGGCGACCTTCAATGTTGCGCCACAATCGAACAGGATGAATGATCCGAAAGGACTGTTCCATGTCGACGCGTCCGGCGGCAACGGGTCTGACCTGTTAAGCTGGGCCGAGCACGACGTCACGCTGCTGCCCCATGGCACCAAGCAGCAGACGGACAGCCCGAACGCCGGCGCGGGCCCCGACGGAGCGAACGGCCGACCCGATGATGAGGAGCACGCGCCCCCCGGCGGGCAGGACGGAGACGCCACCGGGGCCTCCTCAGACGACACCACAGGTGATTCCAATGACCGCTGACCACTCGCAAAGTAACGGCCTTCCGGACTCGGGCTTCGATTCGTCCCTCGGATCTGAAAACGCATCCGGCGCGGCATGGTCGCGCGGGAAACCGAGTTCTACAAATCGTACGACTTGAAGAACTGGTCCTATATGTCGAGCTTCGGCCCGGCCAACGCCGTTGGTGGTGTGTGGGAGGTGCCGGATCTCATTAAATCACGGTGGAGAACACCGGCGAGACCAAGTACCTGCTGGTGCAGAACATCAATCCGGGCGGCATCGCCGGTGGATCGGCGGCACAATACTTCGTCGGCGACTGGGGGCACATCCTCGTCGACCCGATGGAGCTGAACGACACGTCGATCCTCAACCTGCCGCCCACGAACGCGACGGTTTCGCGGACTGGGAGGTTATCGGCCTGCCACTCGGCCGGACCGCCAGTGGCGACTTCGCGAACGGCTTCTCCACCGCGATCGGCGCTCAGTTCGGGCAACAGACAGTGACCGGCTTCCAGGGCTCAAGGCTCGTCAACACCTTCTGGGAGGAGAACCCAGGTTCGGGACTGAACGGTGACTTCGCCACGGGCACTCTCACTTCAGACGCCTTCACGGTCTCGAAAGACTGGATTCGCGGCGGAAACGCACGATGGTCTTCGCGATCGTACAGTGATCAGTGACTTCAAAGTCGGCATCGATGCAATCGACCTGGGAGGCGAGGCACTCTGCGCGCGAGCCGCGCGCACCGAACTCTCTGCATCATTCGGGAAACCGCCGAGCGCGCCTGGTCACTGCGACAGGGGCGCCACGCGGCGCGCCACGAGGGTGTGCGGAAACGAACACAGGCTGTCGAGCGTCGGACCTATTCCAGACGCACAACCGAGCCGCGACGGATGAGCTCGCAGCGGTATTTGACGTGATTTTCAGCCGGCGGGCGGCCGGCGATCAGCTCGGTCAGCATACGCACGGCCAGAGCGCCCATATCGCGATAAGGCAAGGCCATCGTCGTCAGAGGCGGGTGAATACCGGTCGAGACGACCTGGAAATCGTCGAAACCGACGACTGAGACGTCCTCCGGCACCCGCAATCCCAGGTCCGAGGCAGCGCAGTAGACTTGCAGCGCGGTTTCGTCATTTCCGCAGACGACTGCCGTCGGCCGGTCGGGGCTGCTTAGAATACGTCGGGCATTCTCAAAAGCCACGAAGCGATCAGCGAAAATCGCACCTACGCGTCCGGGTACTACCCATTCCTTTCGCACTTCGATGCCCGCCGCAGCCAATCCGTCGAAGAATGCCCGGCCGCGAAGGTCCGCCGCCAGGAGCAACTCGTTCAGCATGACATAAGCGATCTTTCGATGTCCCTGCTCGACAAGGTAACGGACAACGTCCAGCCCGCCTTGATAGTCGTCCGGCACTACGGAGGGTAGAGCGCGTTCGGGAGCACTGCAATTTACCAGCACCGTCGGTGTGTTCGGAAACTCTACATCGGGCGGAACATGGCGATGAAACATCGTCACGTAGAAGACGCCGCCGATGCCATGCTCGCGGAAGATCTGCCAGGCGCGCAGCTCTTTCGCCGGATCGGCGGAGGTGTTCACCGTCAGCAGCGTGTAAGGCGTGTCGTCAAGGGCATCCTGAATACCGCGCACGATGTCGGTCGAAAACGGCGTGGTCGACACGACGTCGGTTATCAATCCCAGCACGCTGGAACGGCTGGTGCGCATCAATCTTGCCGCCTGGTTCGGAACGTAGCCTAGCGCCTCGATCGCCTTCTGAACCTTTTTCTTGGTTTTTGGGCGAATCAGACCTTCGCCGTTGACGACGCGCGACACGGTTCGATCCGACACGCCGGCAAGTGCTGCAACGTCCTTAATGCTGACCATTGTCTTCCCCTGAGCGCACAAACCGCTTCACCGGTGCCTCGATAGCATTGTGATCATGCCCATAGCCATCGCTCCACCTGATCAATCACAAACAAGTCACCCTTTCACACCGGCCCGCACGAAGGAGTCGATGATCCAACGCTGCGCCACCAGGAAGACCACCAAAACCGGCAAGATCGACAGCGAAACCGCCGCGATGACCTCCGAAGTCGCCGACGAGTTCCCGACGGGGTCACGGATCGACATGATCCCGACCGGCAGCACCATCTGGTCGACCGAATTGAGGAAGATCAGCGGCATGAAGTAGTCGTTCCAGGTCATGGTGAAGATGATGACGGATAGCGCTGCGATCTGCGGGCCTGCCAGTGGCACGGCAATCGACCAGAAGGTACGGAAATGGCCTGCATTGTCGACACGCGCTGCCTCGAACAGCTCCTTGGGAAGGGTCAGGAAGAACTGGCGCATCAGGAAGATGCCAAAAACGCCCGACATGCCGGGCGCGAAGGCACCGGTGAGGCCCGGAACGATAATTGACCACTGGCTGTCAACCAGACCGAGCCAGCGCATCAGGAGGAACAACGGCACCAGCGTCGTCTGAATCGGGACCATCAGCGAGACCAGCAGCAGCGCAAAGAGCACGTTCTTGAACGGGAAGCGGAGCCGCGCGAAGGCGTACCCGGCGATCGTGGTAGTTGCGACGTACCCGAGAGTGACTGTGGTCGCAAGCACAGTCGAGTTCCAGAAGAAACGGCCGATCGGGACATCCGAGGCAAGCAGCCGGCGGTAGCTTTCCAGGCTGGAATCCAGTCCCGGGAGCCAGCGTGGCGGAAGCGTGAAGGCTTCAGCCACGGGCCGGAAGCTGGTGGTGAACATCCACAGGAACGGCGCCACCATCACCAGTGCGCCAAGCCCGAGCACCACATAGACGAGCGCGGTGCGCAGCCGCGAAATCATTACCCGTGTTTCCGGAGAGAGACGACGCGCCGACAGGCGGGCCGGCGTCATATCCCATGAGATGTGCATTGGCTTATTCATAGAAAGCCCACCGCTTGGAAAGGGCGAACTGGATCGCCGTGACAATGACGGTAATCGTGAGCAGCAGCAGCGAGATCGCCGATGCGTAGCCCATGTTGAAGGACTTGAAACCCTGCTCGTAGATGTACATGACCAGGCTGCGGGAGGAATCGCCCGGTCCGCCATTGGTGAGCACGACGATCGATTCGAACACCTTGAAGGCGCCGATCGTGTTCATGGTGAGCAGGAAAAGGATCGTCGGAGAGAGGAGCGGCATGGTAATCTGCCAGAAAGTCCGCAGGCTGCTTGAGCCATCGACGCGCGCGGCATCGTAATAGTCCTTCGAGATGCTCTGCAGCCCTGCCGTTGCGATCAGCATCGCGAAGCCAACATTCTTCCAGATGTCGAGGACGATCACGGACCAGAGCGCGTTGCGAGCGCTTGAAAGCCAGCGCACGGGCTCGACGGCGACAAGGCCGAGGTAGTGGTTGATCACCCCGATATCGCGTTGGAAAAGGAATTGCCAGATCACGGCAACGAAGATCAGGCCTACCAGGGAGGGGAAGAAAAAGGCCGCGCGGTACGCATATTGAACCGTCTTCGACATGTTTCGGTTGAGTAGGACTGCCAGCACCACGCCGAGGCCGACATTGCCGGCCACGGCAAAGACCGCGAAGAAGGCGGTATTGCCGAGGACCTTCCAAAGCCGTCGATCCTCCAGCATCGCTTCGAAATTGGAGAGCCCGACGAAGCTCGGGCTGCTGAACAGATCGTACTTCATCAGGCTGAAAACCATTGTGGCGATCATCGGCCCCGCGACGAAGACTGCGAAGCCGATCAGGGCCGGCGCAATGAACAGAAGACCGGCAGTGGTCTCCTTGCGATTTTGCGGCGAGAACCAACCCGCCGCCGCATCGTTGGCGATGTTGGCCATGGTCACCCTCGCTGGATCTCGGCTTCGAGCTCCTCATGGGCCGCGGCCAGCGCTTCCTCCGCTGTCAGCTCTTCGGTGATGATCTGATCGAAGGTGCGGCCGAGGATGCGGTCAAGGGCGTTGAAGAAGGCGGGCGCCGCCACGGGCTTCGCCGTCTTCAAGGCATCGAAGAAGACCGGTGCGCTCTTCGGCGCGGAAAGGAAGCTCTCCTTTCTCGCCGCTTCCTCGTAGATGGGGATTTGCTGGCCGATCTCCATCAGCGCCGTCACGGTCTCGAGCGAGATCAACTGCTTGATCGCCTGGAAGGCGAGCTCCGGATTCTTCGATTGGGGGCTGATGCCCCAGCCGCCGCACCCGAACACAGTTTCGGCGCTTTCCTTGCGCGGCCAGGGTACGATGTCGAAATCGGTGAAGCCGTTCGCAACCCAGCCGGTCACCGGCCAGCGGCCAGCACCGACCATGGCGAAACGGCCGGCAGCAAACTGGTCATAGACATTGAGCCCGATTGGGTCGGGCGAGACGCCGTGCTCATAAACGAGAGCGTGTATGAACTCGGCGACCTCGAGAATCGTCGGATCGTTCAGGTTTGAATGCTTGAAATCCGCGGTAACCGGATATGTGCCGTTGGTGAGGTACCAAGGGTGAATGGCGAAATTGAACCAGGGCAAGCCATAGCCGTAGATCTTCTTGTCGCCTTCGCCGGTCGTCAGTTTCTTGGCGATCGCGACGAAGTCGTCCCAGGTCCAATCCGGCTTTGGCGGCTCGACGCCCGCCTCCTTGAAGATGCGGGTGTTGTAGTGGATGACCATCGTCTGGCCGCCGTTCGGAATTTCGTAGAGCTTGCCATCGACGGTAAGCGCGTCCTTCAACTTGGCCGGTATCTTGTCCACCAAGTCCTTGGCTTCCGGATCGGCAGCGATCAGCTCGTCGAGTGGCATCAGCAATTGCTTGTCGACGGCGAGCCGCACCCCCTCGACCGCAATGTTGATGATGTCGGGGGGATTTCCGCCGGCGATCTGGGTCACCAGCTTGTCTGCATAGTCCGACCATGAGGAGATCGGAGCGATATTGTCCTGCACGGTGACGTTTGGGTAGATCTTGCTGAACCGTTCAAAGGCCTCGCCATAGGCCTTCGCCTCGGAGGGATTGCCCCAGTTGTAGGTTGTGAGCCGAGCGGTGGTGTCTTTCGCCGGTGCGGCTGCCTGCGCCCTTGCCGGGAACATAGCTGGCGTCAGGACACCGGCTGCGGCCAACGCCGTCGCCCTGGTCAGAAAGTCTCGTCTGTTCATGCTCATTTCCCTTCTCCTCCTCAGGACGAGCGCGCCTACGCGTTGCTTCAGGTCCTTTTCGCTACATTCGACGCCGAACGGCGCCGGGTGGTCTCCAACTTCTTTTCAATTTCGATGTTGCGCAGTTCCGCATAGGCGCGGAAACGCTCGTCGGCAGCATCGATCTGTCTGGCCTGTTCGGGGCTAAGGCGATCACGGGCGACCCTCTCCGGCGCGCGGTCGCCGGGTGGCGTTGGCAGCCTTTGCTCGACGGGCAGGATGGTCAGCTTCGGCGAGGGAAGCG
The Ensifer sp. WSM1721 genome window above contains:
- a CDS encoding carbohydrate ABC transporter permease, with the translated sequence MHISWDMTPARLSARRLSPETRVMISRLRTALVYVVLGLGALVMVAPFLWMFTTSFRPVAEAFTLPPRWLPGLDSSLESYRRLLASDVPIGRFFWNSTVLATTVTLGYVATTTIAGYAFARLRFPFKNVLFALLLVSLMVPIQTTLVPLFLLMRWLGLVDSQWSIIVPGLTGAFAPGMSGVFGIFLMRQFFLTLPKELFEAARVDNAGHFRTFWSIAVPLAGPQIAALSVIIFTMTWNDYFMPLIFLNSVDQMVLPVGIMSIRDPVGNSSATSEVIAAVSLSILPVLVVFLVAQRWIIDSFVRAGVKG
- a CDS encoding carbohydrate ABC transporter permease, producing MANIANDAAAGWFSPQNRKETTAGLLFIAPALIGFAVFVAGPMIATMVFSLMKYDLFSSPSFVGLSNFEAMLEDRRLWKVLGNTAFFAVFAVAGNVGLGVVLAVLLNRNMSKTVQYAYRAAFFFPSLVGLIFVAVIWQFLFQRDIGVINHYLGLVAVEPVRWLSSARNALWSVIVLDIWKNVGFAMLIATAGLQSISKDYYDAARVDGSSSLRTFWQITMPLLSPTILFLLTMNTIGAFKVFESIVVLTNGGPGDSSRSLVMYIYEQGFKSFNMGYASAISLLLLTITVIVTAIQFALSKRWAFYE
- a CDS encoding sugar ABC transporter substrate-binding protein, which encodes MSMNRRDFLTRATALAAAGVLTPAMFPARAQAAAPAKDTTARLTTYNWGNPSEAKAYGEAFERFSKIYPNVTVQDNIAPISSWSDYADKLVTQIAGGNPPDIINIAVEGVRLAVDKQLLMPLDELIAADPEAKDLVDKIPAKLKDALTVDGKLYEIPNGGQTMVIHYNTRIFKEAGVEPPKPDWTWDDFVAIAKKLTTGEGDKKIYGYGLPWFNFAIHPWYLTNGTYPVTADFKHSNLNDPTILEVAEFIHALVYEHGVSPDPIGLNVYDQFAAGRFAMVGAGRWPVTGWVANGFTDFDIVPWPRKESAETVFGCGGWGISPQSKNPELAFQAIKQLISLETVTALMEIGQQIPIYEEAARKESFLSAPKSAPVFFDALKTAKPVAAPAFFNALDRILGRTFDQIITEELTAEEALAAAHEELEAEIQRG